The proteins below are encoded in one region of Clostridium estertheticum:
- a CDS encoding ABC transporter substrate-binding protein: protein MKKRISLMLISLMTATMVLGGCGSKSSTATNGQSTKSGEVTKLNLWTFIGLHSNLYNDAAKSWNKAHPDQPIELKVTTYPYTDMHNKLLVAVKSGVGAPDIADIEVGQFPNFTKGTPQLADLSDIVAPEKANFIQSRLDLYSKGGKVYGLPTHVGTTVAFYNKDLFKKAGVDYTKIKTWDDYTAAGKIVKAKTGKYMGYLSQTANWEFSLMVGQQGSDVFDKSGNVTLDNPVAVKSLQLLHDMVFTDKIAAISPGGQPDTEEGYGAFNKGGAASVIMPFWYTSRFLANMPDLKGKIAIQAPPVFATGNKNLSVGLGGTGTAVPIQGKNVELAKKFLFFAKGTENASENIWNLEGFDPPRWDSWKKISANIGDTKFTQYFSNGKDAFNVLLPLKDSIATPVSIEKSPNAGTLLNSQVLFKVLKQNSATPQAALKTAADELRKN, encoded by the coding sequence ATGAAAAAAAGAATTAGTCTTATGCTTATTTCACTGATGACAGCTACAATGGTTTTAGGTGGTTGTGGTAGTAAATCTTCAACTGCAACAAATGGTCAGAGTACTAAATCCGGAGAAGTAACAAAATTGAATTTATGGACATTTATTGGGTTACATTCTAATTTATACAATGATGCTGCTAAGAGTTGGAATAAAGCCCATCCAGATCAACCTATTGAGTTAAAAGTAACTACTTATCCTTATACTGATATGCATAACAAATTATTGGTCGCAGTTAAATCAGGAGTTGGAGCTCCAGATATTGCTGATATCGAGGTTGGTCAGTTTCCAAACTTTACAAAAGGAACCCCACAATTAGCAGATTTAAGTGATATTGTAGCCCCTGAGAAGGCTAATTTTATACAATCACGTTTAGATTTATATAGCAAAGGCGGAAAAGTGTACGGTTTACCTACACATGTAGGAACTACTGTTGCTTTCTACAATAAGGACCTTTTTAAAAAAGCAGGTGTTGATTATACAAAAATCAAAACCTGGGATGACTATACAGCTGCTGGTAAAATTGTAAAAGCAAAAACAGGAAAATACATGGGATATCTTTCACAGACTGCAAATTGGGAGTTTAGCTTAATGGTCGGACAACAAGGTTCAGATGTCTTTGATAAAAGTGGAAACGTCACTTTGGATAATCCAGTAGCAGTAAAGTCACTACAACTACTTCATGATATGGTATTTACAGATAAAATTGCTGCCATATCTCCTGGTGGACAACCTGATACAGAAGAAGGTTATGGAGCTTTTAACAAAGGTGGAGCTGCTTCAGTTATAATGCCATTCTGGTATACAAGTAGATTTTTAGCTAATATGCCTGATCTAAAAGGTAAAATAGCAATACAAGCACCTCCAGTATTTGCAACTGGAAATAAAAATCTATCTGTTGGATTAGGCGGAACAGGAACAGCAGTACCAATTCAAGGTAAAAATGTTGAACTTGCAAAGAAGTTTTTGTTCTTTGCAAAAGGAACTGAAAATGCTAGTGAGAACATTTGGAATTTAGAAGGTTTTGATCCACCTAGATGGGATTCATGGAAGAAAATAAGTGCAAATATTGGTGATACCAAGTTTACACAGTATTTCTCAAATGGTAAAGATGCCTTTAATGTTCTTTTACCATTAAAAGATTCAATAGCTACTCCAGTAAGTATTGAAAAAAGCCCTAATGCTGGAACCCTATTAAATAGTCAAGTATTATTTAAAGTATTAAAACAAAATTCAGCTACGCCGCAGGCCGCTTTGAAAACAGCAGCAGATGAATTACGTAAAAATTAA
- a CDS encoding alpha-N-arabinofuranosidase: MANLKKAKIIINADVKKGKINKNIYGQFSEHLGRCIYEGLWVGKDSPIQNTNGIRNDVVQALKELKIPVLRWPGGCFADEYHWKNGIGKPESRPKMINTHWGGLVENNNFGTHEFFELCEQLETEPYICGNVGSGTVQEMSEWVEYMTFDGVSPMAELRAANGHEKPWNLKYFGVGNENWGCGGNMRPEYYSDLYRRYSTYARNYQGNKLFKIAGGPNASDYNWTEVLMRESSSLMDGLSLHYYTMPFGFDDKGFATVFDETLWFKTMEKILYMEELIIKHSTIMDKYDPDKRVGLIVDEWGTWFNVEPGTNPGFLYQQNTLRDALVAGVGLNIFNNHCDRVQMANIAQMVNVLQAMILTQGDKIVLTPTYHIFKMYKVHQDAELLSTSIECEDYVNGDKSLPELNVSASIDDKGITHISLCNLSPNDQIEVTSELRGFVYSKVSGTILAADEMNAYNSFTDPNKVVPKEFKAFTIENNKLSIVMPKMSVIVLNVE, encoded by the coding sequence ATGGCTAATTTAAAAAAAGCTAAAATCATTATTAATGCTGATGTAAAGAAGGGTAAAATTAACAAGAACATTTATGGTCAGTTCTCTGAGCACTTAGGTAGATGTATATATGAGGGACTTTGGGTTGGAAAAGACTCGCCTATTCAAAATACAAATGGAATTCGTAATGATGTAGTACAGGCTTTAAAAGAACTTAAAATTCCAGTATTAAGATGGCCAGGTGGATGTTTTGCTGATGAGTATCACTGGAAGAATGGCATAGGTAAACCTGAGAGTCGTCCTAAAATGATTAATACTCATTGGGGAGGGCTAGTTGAGAATAACAATTTTGGAACACATGAATTTTTTGAGCTATGTGAGCAACTTGAAACAGAGCCTTATATTTGTGGAAATGTTGGAAGTGGCACTGTTCAAGAAATGAGTGAATGGGTGGAATATATGACATTTGATGGTGTGTCACCAATGGCAGAGCTTAGAGCGGCTAATGGACACGAAAAGCCTTGGAATCTAAAATACTTTGGTGTTGGTAATGAAAATTGGGGCTGCGGTGGAAACATGAGACCAGAATATTATTCAGATCTATACAGAAGATATTCTACCTACGCAAGAAATTATCAGGGAAATAAGCTTTTTAAAATAGCTGGTGGTCCCAATGCTAGTGATTATAATTGGACAGAAGTATTGATGAGAGAATCTTCTAGTCTTATGGATGGATTAAGTCTCCATTATTATACAATGCCCTTCGGTTTCGATGATAAAGGCTTCGCAACAGTATTTGATGAGACATTATGGTTTAAAACTATGGAAAAAATATTATATATGGAAGAACTTATAATTAAACACAGTACTATTATGGATAAATACGATCCAGACAAACGTGTAGGATTAATAGTCGATGAATGGGGAACTTGGTTTAATGTAGAACCTGGAACAAACCCTGGCTTTCTTTATCAACAAAACACCTTAAGAGATGCTCTAGTTGCAGGGGTTGGTCTTAATATATTTAATAACCATTGTGATAGAGTACAGATGGCAAATATTGCTCAAATGGTAAATGTTCTACAAGCTATGATATTAACGCAGGGAGATAAAATAGTATTAACACCAACATACCATATATTTAAAATGTACAAGGTACATCAAGATGCTGAGCTTTTGTCCACATCAATCGAATGCGAAGATTATGTGAATGGGGATAAATCTTTACCTGAGTTAAATGTGTCAGCTTCAATTGACGACAAGGGAATCACTCATATATCTTTATGCAATTTAAGCCCTAATGATCAAATTGAAGTGACTAGTGAATTAAGAGGATTCGTCTACTCAAAAGTATCGGGAACCATACTTGCAGCTGATGAAATGAATGCATACAACAGTTTTACAGATCCAAATAAAGTTGTTCCAAAAGAATTTAAAGCATTTACAATTGAAAATAATAAACTTTCAATAGTTATGCCTAAAATGTCAGTTATTGTACTTAATGTAGAGTAA
- a CDS encoding DUF6171 family protein codes for MIKCKACLASVRVSENDIDDMLNIIVSGNQFKLIDQETYEKRLHICFNCNYLEYGTTCLQCGCIVQIKAKLMESNCPYPKKSKWE; via the coding sequence ATGATAAAATGTAAGGCTTGCTTAGCGAGTGTGAGAGTTTCTGAAAATGATATTGATGATATGTTAAATATAATTGTTAGTGGCAATCAATTTAAGCTTATTGATCAGGAGACTTATGAAAAGCGTTTGCATATTTGCTTTAATTGCAATTATCTAGAATATGGTACAACCTGCTTGCAATGTGGTTGTATTGTACAAATAAAGGCGAAATTGATGGAATCTAATTGTCCTTATCCTAAAAAATCAAAATGGGAATGA
- a CDS encoding ArsR/SmtB family transcription factor, with protein MKIDISEKWLPVYEALDSSVRIKIINLLSELPLNIKEIASKLELSSAIITMHINKLEKAGIVKGERTKSKGGVQKICSLILDGIVIDFPRKIQKRVKHHEYIVPIGQYTDFEVTPTCGLATTEKIIGYFDDTRSFLDSQRVAAKILWFTQGFVEYKLPNYLLTTQNPSELEISMEIGSEAPGANKNWPSDISFIMNGIKIGEWTSPGDFADVKGKYTPNWWISDINQYGMLKIIKINEKGSFIDGEKISDVKLSDINIRSKQWKLRLEVAADAKHIGGLTVFGSGFGNYDQDLIFRLYYT; from the coding sequence ATGAAAATTGATATAAGCGAAAAATGGCTTCCTGTATACGAAGCGTTAGACAGTTCTGTACGAATTAAGATTATTAATCTTCTTTCCGAACTACCCTTAAATATAAAAGAAATTGCTAGTAAACTAGAACTTAGTAGTGCAATTATTACTATGCATATTAATAAATTAGAAAAAGCTGGAATCGTAAAAGGTGAACGAACCAAAAGTAAGGGTGGCGTCCAGAAAATATGCTCTTTAATTTTAGATGGTATAGTAATAGATTTTCCGAGGAAAATTCAGAAGCGAGTAAAACATCATGAATATATTGTTCCAATAGGTCAGTATACTGATTTTGAAGTCACACCAACATGTGGTCTTGCAACTACTGAAAAAATTATAGGTTATTTTGACGATACAAGATCTTTTTTAGATTCACAAAGAGTAGCTGCAAAAATTTTATGGTTTACTCAGGGCTTTGTTGAATATAAATTACCTAATTATCTCTTAACAACGCAAAATCCTAGTGAACTTGAAATATCCATGGAAATTGGCTCAGAAGCACCTGGTGCAAACAAAAATTGGCCATCTGATATCTCTTTTATAATGAACGGAATTAAAATTGGAGAGTGGACTAGTCCTGGCGACTTTGCTGATGTAAAAGGAAAATATACTCCAAACTGGTGGATCAGTGATATAAATCAATACGGGATGCTAAAAATCATTAAAATAAATGAAAAAGGTTCTTTTATTGATGGAGAAAAAATTTCAGATGTTAAATTATCGGATATAAATATTAGGAGCAAACAATGGAAACTAAGATTAGAAGTGGCAGCAGATGCTAAGCATATAGGCGGTCTAACTGTTTTTGGAAGTGGTTTTGGAAACTACGATCAAGATTTGATCTTTAGGCTATATTATACATAG
- a CDS encoding ArsR/SmtB family transcription factor — protein sequence MIHIKNLEESLPIFKALSSDVRIQILNLLSEYKQLNMNDIAKKLKLSNGAITMHIRKLEECGIIKINILTAKHGIQKICYLHEDKFIIDIGKQDMDNSYELEIGIGQYSFYEIQPTCGIATKDKLIGEVDNPSYFADPDRINADILWFSKGAIEYRIPNYLKPSQVFSEIQISMEISSEAPGNCSLWPSDIYFNLNDIYLGSWTSPGDYADTKGILTPNWWFSNWNQYGLLKLLSINKFGTFIDGLKISDTNLNDINLNYKSDLSLKLSIPEDAKHKGGLTLFGKNFGNYNQGISIRVVYEQNLIDETLTK from the coding sequence ATGATACATATTAAAAACCTTGAAGAGAGTTTGCCAATATTTAAAGCACTTAGTTCAGATGTAAGAATTCAAATTCTTAATCTTTTATCAGAATATAAGCAACTTAACATGAATGATATCGCAAAAAAATTAAAGCTTTCTAATGGAGCAATCACTATGCATATTAGAAAATTAGAAGAATGTGGAATCATTAAAATTAATATTTTAACCGCTAAACATGGGATTCAAAAAATATGTTATTTACATGAAGATAAATTTATTATAGATATTGGTAAACAAGATATGGATAACTCATATGAATTAGAAATTGGAATTGGACAATATTCTTTTTACGAAATACAACCAACTTGTGGAATAGCTACAAAAGATAAGTTGATTGGAGAAGTGGATAATCCAAGTTATTTTGCTGACCCAGATAGAATCAATGCTGATATTTTATGGTTTTCAAAGGGTGCAATAGAATATAGAATACCTAATTATCTAAAACCTTCACAAGTATTTTCAGAAATTCAAATCTCTATGGAAATAAGTTCCGAGGCACCGGGTAATTGTAGTTTATGGCCTTCTGATATTTATTTTAACCTAAATGATATTTACCTCGGCAGTTGGACAAGTCCTGGCGACTATGCTGATACAAAAGGAATTTTAACACCTAACTGGTGGTTCTCAAATTGGAACCAATATGGTTTATTAAAATTATTGTCCATTAATAAATTTGGAACTTTTATTGACGGGCTTAAAATCTCAGATACCAATTTAAATGATATTAATTTAAATTACAAAAGCGATTTATCATTAAAATTATCTATTCCAGAAGATGCTAAGCACAAAGGTGGTTTAACTTTATTTGGTAAGAACTTTGGCAATTATAATCAAGGAATAAGTATAAGAGTTGTGTATGAACAAAACCTAATAGATGAAACCTTAACAAAATAA
- a CDS encoding glycoside hydrolase family 43 protein — MVSNGIILINNLEFERKKYLIKGVIVMKSIHNPILEGFNPDPCILKVKEIYYIVVSTFEWLPGIRVYESNDLVNWNYCTSVLINEELVNLQGNPTGCSIWAPHISYCEDTFYLVYTDVKSTKVPFKDVNNYLITSKNIKGPWSNPIYLNSSGFDPSLFHDENGEKWLANEIWDYRLITHNKSAGIIIQKFDCQKKELIGKTYKIFDGTKYEKTEAPQIYKHKEYYYLLTAEGGTGEGHMVTVARSKNITGPYELDPKNPMLTSRDNPDLYLKCAGHASLVETDEHEWYLAHLCTRPIMGKYPILGRETALQKVIWSKDGWLRLIQGGHSPATDVELPKGFNGIIKIKDNKFFDDFDKKDLNSEWSTLRIFPNSSWLNIIPDKSIIRITGAESPQSTFDQHIIAIRQSDINFSAETVVTFAPTNHLQLAGMILYLDTMNYIYLYLSYDEEMGIIAQVMKVVKDDFSILPVKVPVSGKKVKMHIKVNGINAQFSVEDQETKEFLVKEDISFLSGGYTGNFIGLTVNNLEKKNACFADFDNFKYQPE, encoded by the coding sequence ATGGTATCTAATGGTATAATACTTATAAATAATTTAGAATTTGAAAGAAAAAAATATTTAATAAAGGGAGTAATAGTTATGAAATCTATTCATAATCCAATTCTTGAGGGATTTAATCCAGATCCTTGTATATTAAAAGTAAAGGAAATTTATTATATTGTTGTTTCTACGTTTGAGTGGCTACCGGGGATAAGAGTTTACGAATCTAACGATTTAGTGAATTGGAATTATTGTACATCAGTATTGATAAATGAGGAATTGGTTAACTTGCAAGGTAATCCCACAGGATGCAGTATATGGGCACCTCATATAAGTTACTGCGAGGATACATTCTATCTTGTATATACAGATGTCAAAAGTACAAAAGTTCCATTTAAAGATGTGAATAATTACTTAATTACATCAAAAAACATTAAAGGACCTTGGAGCAATCCAATTTATTTAAACAGTTCTGGATTTGATCCATCTTTATTTCACGATGAAAATGGTGAAAAGTGGTTAGCAAATGAAATATGGGATTACCGTTTAATTACACATAATAAATCTGCTGGTATTATTATTCAAAAATTTGATTGTCAAAAAAAAGAATTGATTGGGAAAACATATAAAATTTTTGATGGAACAAAATATGAAAAAACAGAAGCGCCACAGATATATAAACATAAAGAGTATTACTATTTATTAACAGCGGAAGGGGGCACTGGAGAGGGACATATGGTTACGGTAGCTCGATCAAAGAATATTACTGGCCCTTATGAATTAGATCCTAAGAATCCTATGCTAACTTCTAGAGATAACCCTGATTTATATCTTAAATGTGCAGGACATGCTAGCTTAGTGGAAACAGATGAACACGAGTGGTATTTAGCTCATTTATGTACTAGACCTATAATGGGTAAATATCCTATTCTTGGAAGGGAGACTGCATTGCAAAAAGTTATTTGGTCAAAGGATGGGTGGCTCAGACTTATTCAAGGTGGACATTCACCTGCTACAGATGTTGAACTTCCAAAGGGCTTTAATGGAATTATTAAAATAAAGGATAATAAATTCTTTGATGATTTTGACAAAAAAGATTTAAATAGTGAATGGAGCACTCTGAGAATATTTCCAAACAGTAGCTGGCTTAACATAATTCCAGATAAATCCATAATACGTATAACTGGTGCTGAATCACCTCAGAGTACTTTTGATCAACATATCATTGCAATACGTCAGAGTGATATTAATTTTAGTGCAGAGACAGTAGTTACTTTTGCGCCTACAAACCATCTACAATTAGCAGGGATGATATTATATTTAGATACAATGAATTATATTTATTTATATCTTTCTTATGACGAAGAGATGGGGATTATTGCTCAGGTAATGAAAGTAGTAAAGGATGATTTTTCTATATTGCCAGTTAAGGTACCTGTAAGTGGTAAGAAAGTGAAGATGCATATTAAAGTAAATGGAATTAATGCACAGTTTAGTGTGGAAGATCAAGAAACAAAAGAATTTTTAGTAAAGGAAGATATCAGTTTTTTATCAGGAGGTTATACAGGGAATTTTATAGGACTTACAGTCAATAATTTAGAAAAAAAGAATGCTTGCTTTGCTGATTTTGATAATTTTAAATATCAACCAGAGTAA
- a CDS encoding APC family permease, whose translation MKASNSLKSPINFPKTLKREIGSLEAITIVIGMVIGSGIFFKPSIVFKNAGSPLIGILAWVAGGIITIASGLTIAEIAAAIPKTGGIFIYLKELYGEKWAFLFGWVQTVIYVPGSIAALAIVLATQATNFVPMSGLQQKLFAILMLLIITTANVLSTKLASKIQFIATIAKLIPLFIIIALGIIKGTAHSFSMPVGTTAAGAGFGAAVLGTLWAYDGWVSVSNMAGELKNPKKDIPKSIIIGLSITLIVYVLFNLAIINVIPITSVISSKTVASDVASVLLGKSGSLFISAGILISIFGALNGYLMTGVRIPFAMAQSKLLPCSNFLGKVNKKYQTPLNSYIFVAALACLYIFSGSFNALTDLVVFVLWIFFTMAVAGIFILRTKHKDLVRPYKVPLYPIVPLIGIIGGLYILISTLLTDTRKALIGIVITLIGLPVYCYIKKHRNK comes from the coding sequence TTGAAGGCATCAAATAGTTTAAAAAGCCCAATTAATTTCCCCAAAACACTAAAAAGGGAAATCGGTTCGCTAGAAGCCATTACCATAGTTATAGGTATGGTCATAGGTTCAGGAATTTTCTTTAAACCTTCAATAGTCTTTAAAAATGCTGGTTCTCCACTTATAGGGATACTTGCTTGGGTAGCAGGTGGTATTATAACTATAGCGTCGGGCCTTACTATTGCTGAAATAGCAGCTGCTATTCCAAAAACCGGAGGTATCTTTATATATCTTAAAGAACTTTATGGTGAAAAATGGGCATTCTTATTTGGTTGGGTACAAACGGTTATTTATGTACCTGGCTCCATCGCAGCCCTCGCAATAGTTTTAGCAACTCAAGCTACTAATTTTGTACCCATGAGCGGACTTCAACAAAAATTATTTGCAATACTAATGCTTCTAATTATTACGACTGCAAATGTATTATCAACTAAACTTGCAAGCAAAATTCAATTCATCGCAACTATTGCAAAACTTATTCCACTGTTTATTATCATTGCTTTAGGCATTATAAAAGGAACAGCTCATAGTTTTTCCATGCCAGTAGGAACAACAGCTGCCGGTGCTGGATTTGGAGCCGCTGTGCTTGGAACACTTTGGGCTTATGATGGATGGGTAAGTGTAAGTAATATGGCAGGTGAACTTAAAAACCCTAAAAAAGATATACCAAAATCCATAATTATAGGATTAAGCATTACTTTAATAGTCTATGTTTTATTTAATTTAGCAATTATAAATGTAATTCCTATAACCAGTGTTATAAGTTCTAAAACAGTAGCATCAGATGTTGCATCCGTTTTACTTGGAAAATCTGGCTCATTATTTATTTCTGCCGGTATATTAATATCAATCTTCGGAGCATTAAACGGTTACCTAATGACAGGAGTTAGAATCCCTTTTGCTATGGCACAGAGTAAACTTTTACCTTGTAGTAACTTTTTAGGAAAAGTTAACAAAAAATATCAAACTCCATTAAATTCTTATATTTTTGTGGCTGCACTTGCTTGTCTTTATATATTTAGTGGTTCTTTTAATGCCTTAACTGATCTTGTTGTTTTTGTTTTATGGATTTTCTTCACAATGGCAGTAGCCGGTATCTTTATATTAAGAACAAAACATAAAGATTTAGTGAGACCTTATAAAGTACCACTTTACCCAATAGTTCCATTAATCGGAATTATTGGAGGCCTATATATACTTATAAGTACTCTTTTAACCGATACTAGAAAAGCACTTATAGGAATTGTTATCACTTTAATTGGATTGCCTGTATATTGTTATATTAAGAAACATAGAAATAAATAA
- the surE gene encoding 5'/3'-nucleotidase SurE yields MRLLLTNDDGINAKGIYALAKELEKNHEVIIVAPDKERSACGHSITLTRPLIVKETKLKGIKAKAFSVDGTPADCVKIAINKLTDAKIDMVVSGINRGFNLGTDVLYSGTVSAAIEATIYKIPAMAVSVEFDDNTENYDIAAKYARVILLKATQNKINNDIVLNVNVPMLEESEIKGIKVCKIGSRLYNNKYVESIGENNETQYQIKGTAKDIHEEDSDTIYFKEGYVTVTPLHYDLTNFEILNDVGKWF; encoded by the coding sequence ATGAGATTGTTACTGACAAACGACGATGGTATAAACGCAAAAGGAATATATGCCTTAGCTAAAGAACTTGAAAAAAATCATGAAGTAATTATCGTGGCACCAGATAAAGAGAGAAGTGCCTGTGGTCATTCAATAACCCTTACAAGACCACTTATTGTTAAAGAAACTAAGCTCAAAGGAATAAAAGCGAAAGCTTTTAGTGTAGATGGAACGCCAGCGGATTGTGTAAAAATTGCAATTAATAAACTTACTGATGCTAAAATAGATATGGTAGTATCAGGAATTAATAGAGGTTTTAATTTAGGTACAGATGTTTTATATTCCGGAACTGTTTCTGCAGCAATAGAAGCTACTATATATAAAATACCAGCAATGGCGGTTTCAGTAGAGTTTGACGACAATACTGAAAATTATGACATAGCGGCTAAATATGCTAGAGTAATACTTCTTAAGGCTACCCAAAATAAAATTAATAATGATATTGTATTAAATGTAAATGTTCCCATGCTTGAGGAGAGTGAAATAAAAGGAATTAAAGTGTGCAAAATTGGGAGTAGATTGTATAATAATAAATATGTAGAATCTATTGGAGAAAATAATGAAACTCAGTATCAGATTAAGGGTACGGCAAAAGATATTCATGAGGAAGATTCCGATACAATATATTTTAAAGAGGGGTACGTTACTGTAACACCACTTCATTATGATCTAACTAATTTTGAAATATTAAATGATGTAGGTAAATGGTTTTAA
- a CDS encoding NAD(P)/FAD-dependent oxidoreductase, producing MAKKITKKIIIVGSGITAITAIKSIRETDLDSDICLIGEEKFYPYTRIKLSKSLFDKLEENNILIQKKEWYEQNNVKILINTKVVSIDSTSHEVSLFDGSKLSYDKLLIANGASNNVPQIDGIGMNGVYTLRGLNDALNIKEKLNENTNVIILGGGILGLEMAFILHQHNIKVTIVELCPRLMPRQLDDKASEILKSKIQSCGIQILTNTCVNKIIGTDNKVEGILINESVELKCEIVIHSIGIKPNMDLILKTDIKRERGVLVNNKMETNIKDIYAAGDIAEFDNQVIGLWNIAISQGKVAGYNISGRDAIYEKITPVTMLNAFGISLFSMGCIEESNSTNVLSCEDINGNSYKKIFIKNNKIIGAIVIGDARRSPLLKSAIEKELPLDGINLSTISVDELLDKLKK from the coding sequence ATGGCTAAAAAAATTACAAAAAAAATTATAATAGTAGGTAGTGGCATTACAGCAATAACAGCTATTAAATCAATTAGAGAAACAGATTTAGATTCAGATATATGTTTAATTGGCGAAGAAAAATTTTATCCATATACCCGAATAAAGTTATCCAAAAGTTTATTCGATAAGCTTGAAGAAAATAATATACTTATTCAAAAAAAAGAGTGGTATGAACAAAATAACGTAAAAATATTAATTAATACTAAAGTAGTAAGTATAGATTCAACTTCACATGAAGTATCCCTATTTGATGGTAGTAAACTTAGTTATGATAAATTGTTAATTGCAAATGGTGCAAGTAATAACGTACCTCAAATTGATGGTATAGGTATGAACGGAGTATACACGCTTCGGGGCCTTAATGACGCTTTAAATATTAAGGAGAAACTTAATGAGAACACTAATGTAATAATTCTTGGTGGCGGAATACTTGGCCTTGAAATGGCCTTCATATTACATCAGCATAACATCAAAGTTACAATTGTTGAATTATGTCCAAGGCTTATGCCTCGACAATTAGACGATAAAGCATCAGAGATATTAAAAAGTAAAATACAATCTTGTGGAATACAAATATTAACTAACACTTGTGTAAATAAAATAATAGGCACTGATAATAAAGTAGAAGGAATTCTTATAAACGAAAGTGTAGAATTAAAGTGTGAAATAGTTATTCACTCAATAGGTATTAAGCCTAATATGGACCTAATTTTAAAGACTGATATTAAAAGAGAAAGAGGAGTCCTCGTAAACAATAAAATGGAAACTAATATAAAAGATATTTATGCAGCAGGTGATATTGCAGAATTTGATAATCAAGTTATCGGACTATGGAATATTGCTATCTCACAAGGAAAAGTTGCAGGGTATAATATTTCGGGGCGTGATGCTATATATGAAAAAATTACTCCAGTAACAATGCTAAATGCTTTTGGTATTTCTTTATTTTCTATGGGATGTATAGAAGAATCGAACTCTACAAACGTATTATCATGTGAAGATATTAATGGAAACAGTTATAAAAAGATATTTATAAAAAACAATAAGATTATTGGTGCAATTGTGATAGGTGATGCTAGAAGGTCACCACTTCTTAAATCTGCCATTGAAAAAGAATTACCCTTAGATGGAATAAACTTATCTACTATATCCGTAGACGAGTTATTAGATAAATTAAAAAAGTAG